In Fusarium verticillioides 7600 chromosome 4, whole genome shotgun sequence, the following proteins share a genomic window:
- a CDS encoding dihydroflavonol-4-reductase, whose translation MSSPPAIQYVLVTGATGFIGAHVVDQLLSRGIKVRGATRSLSKGKAMIDARPEFQGKLDFVQIDDFENPGGFVEAIQGIDAVIHVASPFTYDTRDNEKELVIPAINGVDSILKAAATSPEVKRVVITSSFASVLDAGRKAPPYFTYTGDDWNPLSYEESIGPETSAVIAYRGSKKFAELKAWDFMVKENPSFDLVTLCPPMTFGPIRHPVTNVDALNESNKMLFKIACGESPLPVARVPFWIDVRDLAKAHVEALLRPEAGGKRYIPASPERFTYSKAASIITWHLAWADNVSSEVQVPDESHGVDGETAGRELGLDYIPFTRTVIDLITQVRGIHKS comes from the exons ATGTCTTCGCCTCCTGCAAT ACAATACGTGTTGGTCACTGGTGCCACCGGGTTCATTGGCGCGCATGTTGTCGACCAACTTCTTTCGCGTGGTATAAAAGTCCGCGGGGCTACTCGATCATTATCTAAAGGCAAGGCGATGATTGATGCGAGGCCTGAGTTTCAAGGGAAACTTGATTTCGTTCAGATTGACGACTTTGAGAATCCGGGAGGGTTTGTGGAGGCCATCCAGGGCATTGATGCGGTTATTCATGTTGCAAGT CCTTTCACGTATGACACCAGAGATAATGAGAAGGAGTTGGTTATACCAGCCATCAATGGTGTTGATTCCATCCTCAAAGCGGCAGCTACTTCGCCGGAAGTAAAGCGCGTCGTCATCACGTCTTCCTTTGCATCCGTCCTTGATGCTGGGCGCAAGGCACCACCGTACTTCACTTATACCGGCGATGACTGGAACCCTCTGTCATACGAAGAGTCGATTGGCCCGGAAACAAGTGCTGTAATAGCATACCGTGGATCCAAGAAATTTGCAGAACTCAAAGCTTGGGACTTCATGGTTAAAGAGAACCCCTCTTTCGACCTAGTCACCCTTTGCCCGCCTATGACGTTCGGTCCCATACGACATCCCGTTACGAACGTCGACGCGCTGAATGAGTCAAACAAAATGCTCTTCAAAATAGCCTGCGGCGAGAGTCCGCTCCCAGTTGCGAGGGTGCCATTCTGGATCGACGTTCGCGACCTTGCGAAAGCTCACGTGGAGGCACTCTTGCGGCCTGAGGCTGGCGGGAAGCGATACATTCCAGCATCTCCTGAGAGATTTACATACAGCAAGGCTGCCAGCATCATTACTTGGCATCTTGCCTGGGCAGATAATGTATCGAGTGAGGTGCAGGTTCCCGATGAGTCTCATGGTGTGGATGGGGAGACGGCTGGGCGGGAGTTAGGTCTTGATTATATACCTTTTACAAGGACTGTTATCGACTTGATTACGCAAGTTAGGGGCATACACAAGTCATGA